The DNA window AAAGACTCGAAAGAGGGATGGATTACTTCCCACTACTTTATATATAGTGGTGGCTTCAATCAATTGCCCAACACCATAAGTCTTGAAAGGTCTTGCTATTTGAAATATCAACTCTAATAGGATACATATATGCTTGAGAAAAAAATGAGATATTTGGCTCTCCAATTCACTCTTGttcttgttttcttgatttcCATCTGTTACGCTGGTGCTTCGGAGGAGCACATGATGCCTAGCGGCACGACGGAGACGCCTAACGGAGGTAGTGGGTCGGCCCATGGTCCGAATTGGGACTATAGTTGGGGGTGGGGTTCGAGCCCAACATCTGGATGGGGTTACGGGTCGGGTTCGGGGAAGTCCCCTGATGGGTTTGGAAAGGGTTCCGGTTATGGGTTTGGTTATGGGACCGGGACAGGAACCGGGACCGGGTATGGCTATGGAAGTGGTGGAGCTCGTGAGGGTGGTCATGGGAGTGGTGGAGGTTCTGGTGGAAATGGGGGCGGTGCTGGCGGTGGAAGTGGTGGCCCTGATGACCATTCAGCTTCGTTCTCCGACGGGAAAAACAAACATGGCTAAATTAGGAAAGATAGATAGCATGCGGGTATGTTTTACTTAGAGCGCTATGGCCTAGCTATAAATATGTATCTATATTATGCATAACTTCATAAAATACGTCTGTGACAATTTATTGGTGTTGTATTATGTAACAGTGTGTGCCGTATAGTGACTAGCAAGTCATATATAAGTTTCATAGCTTGAGATTATATACACATCAGTGTTCTAACTAAAAAACTGTAGATGGTAGCCGCGGCCACTCACCGCTTACGCGACCGCCTAGAcggtttttttaatataaattgtTGAAATCAAATAGTTGAACGAGTCCTGATCAACGTTTTTTATAACATTCGAGaatttttatctttatttttctctCAAGAATCATGTAATATGTATAGTtgaatcaaaatttgaaaaaatacaattataaaaataaagataaaagtGAACATAATAAATGAGGATTAAGACGAAAGTTATGAAATCATGTCCAAATCCCACCCAAATCCCTAAGTAGcaggggcggatttagtgtagggcgaacgggggccacggccccctcaaaaaattttaaaaaaaaatttagtatatattaaatttttttaaactaaatatataaatagatatatataaaaatagcCCCCCCAAAATGAATGACACGTCCATGTATCTCAGTGGCTAAAGCCATTTATAATGTTTCATCCGCCCGATTTCGAAACCTGGGAGCGCTTATTTTTTCTGgcttagcgacggttgtgacaaaaaccgtcgccatatagcgatggttttgaaaaaccgtcgcaaatttcgCGACGGTTTCTTATAACCGTCgccattttgcgacggtttttgtgaaaaccgtcgcaaaataaacTTAGCGGCCCCCCCTGTCCCTAAATCCTAGATCCGCCCCTGCTAAGTAGATAATCAAATTGCAAGTCTACATTGCCAAGAtgcaacaaaaatataaaacatATGGCCATTTAGCAATTCCAACACACTTCAACTTTAAGTTGACAAATATTTATCAGATAGCAACAGttcaaatgaataaaaatatatccaggtaaaaaaaatacattcTAGATAAACATTACACGCTCAGAAATATCACAATGCAGATATACACCAGGTGAAGATGCAACAAGAAGCTAAACCATTGCTAACAAAATTTACAACTCAGAACCACTTCAAGCTAAAACACACAAGCCATAATCTCAACTGTAAAGAACCCGGACTCGTATTATGTCGGTATAGTTGTGATCCTTAGCCATAGCATCGAATTGGGTCATTGCAACCCTTCTCACTAGATTGCCTGTAACCAAATCGGCCACCCTTTGCAAGGTACTGCTGGTGATACTCCTCCGCTCGGTAAAATTTCTTGGCCGGAAGTATCTCGGTTATGATTTTCCTGTTCAGGAGTTTCTGTTGCCTATCTCTCGACTCGAGGGCTGCTTTTTCTTGCTCAGGAGTATAGAAGTATATTCCAGATCTGTACTGAGTTCCTACGTCATTGCCCTGCATGGACGGGCAATGACACACGAAATTGATCAATAAGACGCCGTTGCAAACAAGAATGGTCCAAATATTCAAACAGGGGCCTATGTTACCATGCCAGATTAGGCCCGAAAGAAATCATGAAATGGCTACTTACTTTGAGAGGATATCCAAGAAAAAAAACATGCATTCGAGCAAAAAAGGCGTAGGGCTATCACAATGGACGAGGGATGATATTAAGttaataacaaataaaaataacacaacgtATGAAGATTTTTTTCCTTTCCAAATGACAACTGCTCCTACAACTCAGCGCTAGCTCTGCTGCTATCCAAAGAAAGCTCATAAATGCCATATTTTCTGTGTAATACGGAATTGATTTATCATCGCTCGTTCAAACAGATGGGGTCTATTAATATCACCAAATAGAGCATGATAACCAGAAAGGAAATAAATTAAGATCACATAACTCTAAATAAAATTACCTGGACAAAGTCAAAAGCAAAGGCAAGAACATATCACAACACAACCAATACAATTAAGACTTGACCACTGCGGTGTATGGGATTTTCAGCACAAAAGCTAATTCATTATCCTCTTATCCTTGAACTGATTGATATTACCATCACATATAGACTACCACGTCAATCCCAATTCGTTCCAATACATCATAGGCATTTAATCACATATTCCTGTTATTTTACTTACAGAGGTCAAGAAATTTTTTTCCAAAGTTGGCGATTCCGCTAAACAGTCAAATAGGCTATCATCAGACGCAAAAACCGAGAAGTTCGAACCTTTGCTAGCATAGCTATTGCATGTATGACACAAAATAAGCCAACGAAAGCATCTTTTGTGAATCCACAACAGTCTTTCAGTTAGTTTCTTTCTTCCGCTTGACCCAGGATATGTCTCATATAAATTCCACACATAACCAACCCCGAAACTCACTAGTCATACCCAATAGATCACAAGTTATCTAACCTAAATCCAAGCAAACATGGAGTTATTCATGAATACCCGGAATCAATTATTTATAGTTCAGTCTCAGCTCTTAAGGAATCAGCAAAACTAAAATATTAACTATTTGCAAGTTGAAATTACAATTTGGTCAGCTACCTGAATAAAACTCATATCGATATGACCCGCAACAATTGAAAAACTGGGAagtcaaaaataaataaataaataaataaaattaaaaatacacGAAATCTAAACTTATTTTCAGCTTCGGTAGCCCATTGGTTAGCACCAGTACCAAAATTCAACAAGAAAGTCATCAAACAGAAATTAGAAACGATTCCAATCACAAAACCATGAAATCCTCAagaacccaaaaatcaataaattcaaaaaaagaAAACGGAGTACCCACTTGGCGATTGGGCGTTGTTGGGTCATGCCTGGCCCAGAAAACATCGAGCAAAGTGTCGTAGCTGCACTCTTTCAGATCATACTGAACCCGAACCACTTCCGAATGATTCGTTGTACCCTTACATACATCCTCGTAAGTGGGATTATGCAAATACCCGCGCGTGTACCCAACCTCCGTCTTGATCACACCCGGCACCCTCTGGTAAGCCAATTCGGGGCCCCAGAAGCAACCAGACCCGAATTGGGCGACCTCCTGACCCGGAGCCGATATGTCGTCATCGGGGCCTTGCGCAATGGAAGACAAGGAGTCGATGGCGGAATCGGAGGCAGAGCGCAGACCGAATCCGAACTTGTTGAGCCAGCTCATCCTCGGGGCGGCGAAGAGAGTGGATGGCCTGGGGATGGGAGCACAGGGGGATCTAAAGGTTTTGATCAGGGGCAGTTTGGGAAGGGAAAAAGGATGTTTGAAGATGGAGGAGAAGAGGGTAAGAGAGACAACGGAGGAGGTTTTTAGAAGCATTTTTGCAGGGATTGGCGTGTCGGAGGTAGTTATGTTATCACGTGAGCATATCTATATATCCCAACTCCGATAAtaatatcattattattattaaatattaatgttttttCTTAATAATTGAAAAACTCCAATCGATAATATTCAAATACCGTCTATGATCTTACTCGTCACCTTATTATAATTAAGATAGTTAgatcttttttgtttttaaaataataaattgcaAAAGTTTGTATTGTTTAagtaatattaatatttatatatggagtaagtttcatgtgagaccgtttcacggatctcaatctgtgagacgggtcaaccctgcccatattcacaataaaatgtaatactcttagcataaaaagtcatacttttttattaattatccaaataaagatccgtctaataaaatacgacccgtgagatcgcctcacacaagtttttgccttatatATGTAATTGGATTATtgattcaatatttttttatgtgaaTTTTAAAACCTTTTTAGTTAATTCAACCGATATTTGAAGTAGTGATGAGATACTAATTTAATTCACTTCATGTCGGAGATGTTGATGACAAATCTAGCTCATTTTGTTACTATTTCTAGATTATTTGAAATGAGGATGAATATTATGATGAAATTTAAAGTCCGCGAAGTCATATGAGAATTTTCAAACCAATTAGATAGAATCGAGTATATGAAACGATGTGAACTTAATCCCCACGAGGATTAAATAAGGAATCTCCGATCAGAAAAAACGTCATAAAATATGCACAATGATTGTgcatcatatcaatatatatatatatatatatatatatatatatatatatatatatatatatatatatatatatcacaaatTATCAAACCTAATCCAAGCAAACATAGAATTACTcataagaagaaaaaaaatagaattacTCATGAATACCATTCTTATCGTTCTTTTTATCTCATAAAGAGCCAGTCAATTATTAAACTCATATTCTATTTGATTAATTGATCATTCTTTAAACTCTTATATGATTCCTTTCACATGTCCTTTTTTTCACAAATCAATCTATAGGGATAATTAAAGGGAGCTCcacatatttaaaaaaatattttaaattgtttcaagAAGGAATATGTGTTAACAATTAATACTAATGAAATTTCACATAAGTTGCATattgtaaaatttaaaaaaaaatcgacatGGTTACCTGATTGTTACACCCACagcaaaaaacttgtgtgagacgatctcacatgtcgtatttcgtGAGACAGATATTTATTtgggatcatccatgaaaaagtattactttttatgctaaaaaatattactttttattgtgaatatcggtatggttgacccgtctcacaaataaaaatttgtgagactgtctcaagACCTACTCTACACCAACATATAGTTGGATGAATAGTGAAATGTAAGAATTCAGCATACATTACTTTATATAACCcgatattaaattattaaaaaacacAAAAACTTTCATCAGAGTCTCACATACTAATTtcgtgagacatatatcttattgagtcatcaataaaaaaatattatttttaatatcaaaatattatttattattataaatatgagtaCAGAAGTTGACATATCCCACATAAAAAAATCCGTGAAATCatctcacaaaaaaaaaaaattacgtaCAGAGGGAATGATAGCCCCCATCGAAGTCATCGGCTTGACCACGCAAAATAGACGATGTTGAGTTGGTGAGATAAATGTTTGTGTACGGATAAGCACTTGTTGATAAAATTTTGGAAGGGCCTTTCGTACACAGCAATTGACAAATTCTTGTATTctttgtttttgtttaatttagaTTTAGGCGACgtcaattaattaatttgattaggAAAAAAAAAGTGATCTTCCATCAGATTTTGTATTACTTCTATAAATggtaaaattgaattttttgtttttttgtgattttgatttgttGTGTTATCAAATTTCAGTCAATGTATTTTCTGATATGCTGACGCAACATCAATACAACCCTGATTTAAATAGTATGGCATTAATaatttggcaaaaatttgtgtgagacggtctcacgggtcgtattatgtgagacagatctttatttggataatccatgaaaaagtattactttttatgctaagagtattactttttattgtgaatatggataagattgacccgtcttaccgattgtgatccgtgagacggtctcacatgagacctactctaataCTTTATAAGAAAAagagtgagtttcatgtgagatcgtctcacgaatcataatctgtgacacatgtcaatcctactcatattcacaataaaaagtaatacttttagcataaaaagtgatactttttcatggatgacccaaataagaaactcgtctcacaaatacgacccgtgagactatctcacacaagtttttgcctatgaaaaaataactaaaattgtCAAAATATGTTAGATTAATAAAACtgattttttttacataaattaCCAAAATAACAAATAAGCAAAcatgtaaaataaaaaacacCATTTTCTTTTTATTCCCAATTTAAACTCCTAACATTGAAGATATACATTGTCAATACCGACAATTAAATATCGATGTGTATGGTACGTGGACCTGAAGTTGCCATTCAAATGACTTGTGTGGTAcgcagatatatatatatatattataggtcaatgtcatatatatatatatatatatatatatatatatatatatatatatatatatatagatatatatatatatatatatatagatatatatatatatatatatatattataggtCAATGTCTCCCTTACGAAAATATCTCCAAGAGACTTTGCATCAAAATTTATTCAACCAACAACATTTCTTAATGCACTAAAATTCGTCACAGGACAATTGGCaagaataataacaataatactcaattatttttttatttttttttcataaagcTCGAATCTTCGGGGTCAAGATTCGATTATTATCACTTTGAATAAAATATGGATATTCTAAAAAATATTGTGCATGACTTAAATACGAAATTGACTAGATAATATTAAATACAATATTATATGTTTACATTCGTAAAATCCAAGAGGAAATCATATATTAAAGTTATGCATTTTTTACTCAActgtttataatttttattattattttcatttgagTATGTTTCTAGTCGACAAGATCTACCCCtataatgaaaaataatgtttttgatatAGAAAATAATTTAGTTTTGTATGAGTCAAGTGTCGAGTCAGAGATAcgtttcataaaattaaatcatgagattttttttaaaaaattattatatttagaTAATTATTCAACTGCTTAAGCGTGCAAAAGGacaatatattattaaaattttatttaattatattattcttaataaaaaatatatgaaaaaatcattaatttgaaataagaaaaaattataatgtctagataattaaaatatatatatatatatatatatatatatatatatatatatatatatatatatatatatatatggcaatatttatttaaaatatattgagTGGCTCGTcactagaaaaaaaaaaagcgtAATAGATAatgaattttaataaaatacgtTGTATATGAGGAAAAAAATTGTGGTGAGGGATGCATTAAGAATATGTTCAAAGaattaaaccgttgtcttttaacGCGAACGACAACGATAAAAAATAATTGTCTTTTTTTCAGAATCCAACATCTATATTAttctatatttatattattaaatgtgaggacatgataataactacctagagaggacaccaacttttttttccaattttacacTTATATGATACcaatattacattttttttaaaatttcaacacacacttttattttcattttttttgttttcaacCATTCAAATATTAATTTCGTCCATCcatatttgtcaaatttcactttagtccattaataatgataaaaaagactGTACACGCACATCGCGTGTGCAGAATAACTAGTTTATATAATGATTCCACAacaattaaaaaccatatattgTCAAGACAACGATTAAAAACCGGtgctattttttatatataagatattttgttgttgtttaaCTACGAATTAAACATTGAGCAGCAACCCATTGAATTATTACTTATAAATCTATTTTGAATATAAAATGTAAAAAACATGTCAAAAAAACTGTAAAAATAacaattaatattataactTACTAATCGGAACAATaacaattttaaatatcaataaaaaatttacataaaatttatataaaacaaAGTAATTGAGGGACATTTCTTTCCCGGTTTTTTAATCATTATCATTACTATATTCATTATTACTACTTTAAGAAAACGAGGTTTAAGATGGTTTCTCCCTTGACCTACGATCGGGAATATTAAAtaagagtaagtctcttgtgagacggtctcatgaatttttatatgtgagagggatcaaccctactgatattcacaataaaaagtaatactcttgatataaaagtaaaaaaatttcatgaatgtcccaaataaaaaatcagtctcacaaaatatgatctttgagatcgtctcacacaagtttttgtcattaatTAGAGCCAAACTCGTCCCAGAAAACAAATATC is part of the Primulina eburnea isolate SZY01 chromosome 1, ASM2296580v1, whole genome shotgun sequence genome and encodes:
- the LOC140810852 gene encoding uncharacterized protein; amino-acid sequence: MLEKKMRYLALQFTLVLVFLISICYAGASEEHMMPSGTTETPNGGSGSAHGPNWDYSWGWGSSPTSGWGYGSGSGKSPDGFGKGSGYGFGYGTGTGTGTGYGYGSGGAREGGHGSGGGSGGNGGGAGGGSGGPDDHSASFSDGKNKHG
- the LOC140825441 gene encoding peptide methionine sulfoxide reductase A1-like — protein: MLLKTSSVVSLTLFSSIFKHPFSLPKLPLIKTFRSPCAPIPRPSTLFAAPRMSWLNKFGFGLRSASDSAIDSLSSIAQGPDDDISAPGQEVAQFGSGCFWGPELAYQRVPGVIKTEVGYTRGYLHNPTYEDVCKGTTNHSEVVRVQYDLKECSYDTLLDVFWARHDPTTPNRQGNDVGTQYRSGIYFYTPEQEKAALESRDRQQKLLNRKIITEILPAKKFYRAEEYHQQYLAKGGRFGYRQSSEKGCNDPIRCYG